The bacterium sequence CGCGACCAGGAGTACGCGCTTCACGGCGCACTCCCTGTCGGATCTTCTACCTGGTCTTGATAGGAGAACTTGAGCCTCAGGAAATCAGCGGGTGTCGTCTGTACCCGACGCATCCACATCTCGCGCAGCTGGGCCTCACTCAGACCCTGGGCGCGTGCTTCTTCGGAAGTCATCTCGCCTTTGCCCTTGGCGCCCTTTTCGTCGAAGACGATCTTGTCCGCCTCGAGCTTGCCACCGGTACCCCCCGCGTCCTCGTACTCCTTCTGGTCGAGTTCGAGCAGGCTCTGGACCCAGTCGAGATTGAAGGCCGCCTCGGGGAACTCGGGCTGGAGAACCAACGCACGCCGATAGGCAGAGATCGCTTCGGGCAGTCGCTCCTGACGAGCCAGGGCATTGCCGTACTGGAATTCTCCGCGCGCCGTATCCAGCACCGCCAGGGCAGACGCCGCCGAGGCCATGTCCTCGGCTTCATAGTAGGCGAGCCCCTTCCACAGACGATCCTCGAAGCTTCGGGCGGCCCGCAGCGGCTCACCTCGCTCGAGCCACAATCGGCCTTGCTGGTCGGGCGTCAGGAACCAATCCAGGGAAGGAGAACATGCGGTCCCCCCGAGCAGGAGCAGCACCACGGCAAGCCTCGTCATACCCGCCATTGCACCGTCCATCCACGCCGGAACCAGAACAGCATGCAGAAGGCGACCGCCCAGGCCAACGGATACCCCGCATCGTGCCAGGCGAGGGCCTCATCGCTGTCGATCGTATCCACCAGATGAGTTCGGATTCGGCGGCTCAGGGCCGTGACATCAGCTTCGTCCAGGGTGGCCTCGAGCAGGCTTCCGCCCACAGCCGTCGCGATGGCCTCGAGACCCGCGTGGTCGACCGGCGGTGCAAGCCGGTCGCTCGCAGGCAACGAGGAAAGGTCGAGACCCTCGGTCGCGATCTCTCCTCCCTCCGGCCCGCCGAAGGCCAGCAGGATCACCTGGTCGCCCGTGCGCTGCGCAAAGCCACCGAAGGCATCGGCGGCGCTTCGCTCGATCCCGTCGCTCAGGAACAGAACGGTGCCAGCGACGCTTTCGCCCGCCAGCAGTCGCTCGGCCAGGGTGAGAGCCTGGGTCGGGGCGTCGCCCGGCTGTGGCATCAGGTTCGGATGCAAGGCCTCCAGGTAGACCTCGAGCAGCTCCGTATCATCGGTAAAGGGCAACAGCTGGTGGGCGCTGCCGGCATAGCCGATCACCGCCGTTCGTGCGCCGCGGCGCCGCTTCAGCAGATCGCGCACCTTGTGGCGGGCGCGCTCCAGGCGGGTGGGCTGTTGGTCCGTGCCCAACATACTGGGGGTGAGCTCGATGGCGATCACGAGCGGAGCCTCGTCCTGGGTGAAGGGCGTGATCTCACGATTCCAGGTCGGACCGGCAACGCCGAGAGACATCAGCACGGTGAGCAGCGTCATCAGCTGGTAGGGACGGATCGGCTTGCGCCCCCGTCCTGCGACCGTCAGATGCTCGAGCAGCTTCGGCGCGATGGCACCCTGCCATTGGAGCGTCGCGCTGTAGGCGCGGCGCAGACGTGTATGAAGCCAAAGGGCGTAGGGAATGAAGATCAGCCACCAGGGACGCAGGAAGTGAAAATCCAGATCAAGCACGACTTGGCGCTCCCACACCGGGCAGGCGCAGCATCGCATTGAACAACACGACACCGAAGATCAGCAGGCTCCCTAGCGGAACCCAGTAGAGTGCCCGCTTCGGTCGGTAGCTCTGGGTGTCGACCTTCTCTGGTTCGAGCTGGTCGAGCTCGGCGTAGACAGCCTCGAGCTGCTCGCGATCCAGCGCCAGAAAGGATCGGCCCCCGGTAGCCCCGCTGACACCCTCGAGTGCATCCGTATCCAACGCCTTCTCACCGACCGTGGCTGGATCGCCCATCGCGATGGTGTGGATCGTAATTCCCTCTTCGCCCGCGATCTCCGCGGCGCGGTGCACGGGCATCTTGCTGCCGGAGTCGTTGCCGTCGGTCAGCAGGATCACGACCTTGTTCTGCTTCTCACTGGCCTCGAACAGACGAACCGCCAGACCGATGGCATCACCGATCATCGTCTGGGCACCGGCCATCCGCGGCTGCATCTCCTCCAGAAGCGAGCCGACCACCTCGCGGTCGTCGGTGAAGGGTGCCTGAAGGAACGCCGACTGGCCGAATACCGCCAGGCCCAAACGGTCGGTTTCACGGCGGGCAATGAAGCCCGCGACCACTTCCTTCACGGCTTCCAGCCGGGTGATGCGCAACGCATCGGAGCCCGAGAAATCCTTCTCCTCCATCGATCCCGAGAGATCCACGATCAGCAGCAGATCCCGGGCGGGAAGCTCCTTCACGATCGGCTCGCCCACCCAGACAGGCCGGGCGAGCGCGGTCACGATGAGGAACCAGCCGATGATGTGATAGAGCTTCTGCCAGTTTCGCTTGCGGATGACGACCGCGCCTGCGGTCGGAAGCTTGCCGGTCAGCTCGACGAGTCGCTTGAAGAAGGGTGCGCGCACCGCCTCGCTCTCGTCATGGAACTCGGGCGCCAGCCAGATGACGAGTAGCGGCAACGGCAGCAACGCGAAGGCCCAGGGCAACTCAAATGCGAGCATGGTGGCCCTTCACCCAGGCTCGGCTCGCGGCGACGAGGCGGGATGCGGTAGACGCCGACAGCTCGCGGACCGCGTTGGGATCGTACGGCAGGAGGTCGAGGCATTCGGCGTCCGCTGGCTCGAAGCATCCGCCGTTCTGGTTGAGCCACTCTACCCAGATCGCTCCGTGCAAGCCTGCCACTTCATCGCGAGGAAAGGCGGCGAGAGCGGTCGCCCGGAGGACGAGCGGAAGCCCGGCCAATGCCTCCGTCCCACGCCCAATGGCATCGATGCGGCTCAGCGCCTCCCTGCGGTACCGATCTCGCTGCCAGCTACGCCAGCGCAACCAGGCAAACCAGGCGAGGATCAGAAGCAGGATCGCGCCCGCGACGAGCCAGCCGGGAGTCGCCGGAAGCCAGGAAACGGCCTCCGGAAGCGGGAGCTCCTTCAGCCCCCACATCCGGTCGCTGCCGAACTCGGCCACGCTCAGCGCCTCTGTCCGAGCAGTTCACGAAGCTGCCCGGCCACTGGCTCCGCCGTGCTGATTGGCAGCATCGGGATGTTCCGCCTGTGCAGCTCCTTCCTTCCTGTATCGACCGTATCCTGGAAGGCCTGTGCGAATCCGCTGCGCAACCGGCGATCCCGCGCGTCGAATTCGAGTTGCAGATCGCCGTCGCTGACCACCAGCAACGATGCATCCGGCAGTTCGCGTTCGAGCGGGTCGTAGACCAGGAGCACCAGCACGTCGTTATGCCGGGTGAGACGTCGCAGCAAACGAGAGGTCTCTTCGTCGGCCCCGTCCAGATCACTGACGAGCACGACCAGGTGATCGTGGCTCGCGAGTCGGATGGCCCGCTCGAGCACCCGGTTCAACTGCGCCGGATCGGAACGCTGGCCGCCGTCCGCACTGAGCAACCGATTCATGCGTTCGAGTTCGTGCAGGATGGCCATTACGCGCGCCTTGCTGCGATGGGGCGGAACCTCGACTTGCTCGGAATCGTTGAACACGATCGCGCCCGGTCGATCGCCTTGGGAGAATACCCGCCACACACCGAGGGCCGCGGCATGGGCCGCGGTCACGGACTTCATCTGGATCTTGCTGCCGAAGAACATGTTCACGCGCTGATCCACCAACAGCAGGGTCCTGCGGTCGCGTTCCTCCGTGTAGACGCGCGTGTGCGGCTTGCGCATGCGCGCGGTGACCTTCCAATCGATGTCGCGGATGTCGTCGCCGGGCAGATAGGCACGTAGCTCATCGAAATCGAGGCCGCGCCCGCGAATCCGTGATGCGCGCAGACCCGCGAGCTGGCTGGTGAGGGGCTGACGAGGCAGGAAGCTGAAGCCCCGGCCCTGGTATCGGAGCTTCACCAGTTCGCGGACCGCTACGTAGGCGCCGTCTTCCATCCCTCGCCTCAGGGTACAGCCACCAGTTTCGCGATCTCGTCGATCACCTGGTTGGCAGTGATGCCGTCTGCGCTCGCTTCGTAGGATAGAGAGATGCGGTGGCGCAAGACTCCGTGCATCACGGCGCGGACGTCCTCCGGCGTCGTGTAGTCCCGCCCCTCGAGCCAGGCCCGGGTGCGTGAGCCCCGATCCAGGTGGATACCGGCGCGAGGACTGGCACCGAGCGAAACCCAGCCCGCAAGCTGCTCGGAGTAGCGGTCCGGGTAGCGCGTCGCGAAGACCAGGTCGACGATGTATTGCAGGATCGGATCGGCGATCTGGACTTGGTCGATCTCAGCCCTGGCCTCGAAGACGGCGCTTTGGGCAACGGGGGCAGGCGACTCGTCCGCACTGGCCTGGCGTGTCTCCCTTCGCACCAACTCGATCACCTTCGCCTCGGCGGCCTCGTCCGGATATCCC is a genomic window containing:
- a CDS encoding tetratricopeptide repeat protein codes for the protein MTRLAVVLLLLGGTACSPSLDWFLTPDQQGRLWLERGEPLRAARSFEDRLWKGLAYYEAEDMASAASALAVLDTARGEFQYGNALARQERLPEAISAYRRALVLQPEFPEAAFNLDWVQSLLELDQKEYEDAGGTGGKLEADKIVFDEKGAKGKGEMTSEEARAQGLSEAQLREMWMRRVQTTPADFLRLKFSYQDQVEDPTGSAP
- a CDS encoding VWA domain-containing protein; this translates as MLDLDFHFLRPWWLIFIPYALWLHTRLRRAYSATLQWQGAIAPKLLEHLTVAGRGRKPIRPYQLMTLLTVLMSLGVAGPTWNREITPFTQDEAPLVIAIELTPSMLGTDQQPTRLERARHKVRDLLKRRRGARTAVIGYAGSAHQLLPFTDDTELLEVYLEALHPNLMPQPGDAPTQALTLAERLLAGESVAGTVLFLSDGIERSAADAFGGFAQRTGDQVILLAFGGPEGGEIATEGLDLSSLPASDRLAPPVDHAGLEAIATAVGGSLLEATLDEADVTALSRRIRTHLVDTIDSDEALAWHDAGYPLAWAVAFCMLFWFRRGWTVQWRV
- a CDS encoding VWA domain-containing protein, which codes for MLAFELPWAFALLPLPLLVIWLAPEFHDESEAVRAPFFKRLVELTGKLPTAGAVVIRKRNWQKLYHIIGWFLIVTALARPVWVGEPIVKELPARDLLLIVDLSGSMEEKDFSGSDALRITRLEAVKEVVAGFIARRETDRLGLAVFGQSAFLQAPFTDDREVVGSLLEEMQPRMAGAQTMIGDAIGLAVRLFEASEKQNKVVILLTDGNDSGSKMPVHRAAEIAGEEGITIHTIAMGDPATVGEKALDTDALEGVSGATGGRSFLALDREQLEAVYAELDQLEPEKVDTQSYRPKRALYWVPLGSLLIFGVVLFNAMLRLPGVGAPSRA
- a CDS encoding DUF4381 domain-containing protein — translated: MAEFGSDRMWGLKELPLPEAVSWLPATPGWLVAGAILLLILAWFAWLRWRSWQRDRYRREALSRIDAIGRGTEALAGLPLVLRATALAAFPRDEVAGLHGAIWVEWLNQNGGCFEPADAECLDLLPYDPNAVRELSASTASRLVAASRAWVKGHHARI
- a CDS encoding DUF58 domain-containing protein, whose protein sequence is MEDGAYVAVRELVKLRYQGRGFSFLPRQPLTSQLAGLRASRIRGRGLDFDELRAYLPGDDIRDIDWKVTARMRKPHTRVYTEERDRRTLLLVDQRVNMFFGSKIQMKSVTAAHAAALGVWRVFSQGDRPGAIVFNDSEQVEVPPHRSKARVMAILHELERMNRLLSADGGQRSDPAQLNRVLERAIRLASHDHLVVLVSDLDGADEETSRLLRRLTRHNDVLVLLVYDPLERELPDASLLVVSDGDLQLEFDARDRRLRSGFAQAFQDTVDTGRKELHRRNIPMLPISTAEPVAGQLRELLGQRR